One genomic region from Solwaraspora sp. WMMD792 encodes:
- the brxD gene encoding BREX system ATP-binding protein BrxD has translation MTSPAEPTASPARRREVIDALRRGAVPAAGLDLFAVGMDRINAAIGDDLTTVTTGGAVFKAIRGEYGSGKTFTTRWIAERAKRANLAVAEVQISENETPLHRLETVYRRLTERLATATFPPSALRAVVDGWFYALEEDVLAGGDVSADDPAVLDTAVGLLLEQRLAVVSRTAPAFAAALRGYRTATLAGETATADAVLAWLGGQPHVAAAARRAAGVRGDLDHFAALSFLQGLLVVLRDSGHPGLLLVLDEVETLQRVRSDARDKALNALRQLIDEVHSGRFPGLYLLITGTPAFYDGPQGVQRLAPLAQRLAVDFTADPRFDNPRAVQIRLPGFTHESLVELGTRVRDLYAVGATGTGADRIAGLVDDDFVAQFARAVAGGLGGRVGVAPRLFLKKLVDVLDRVDQVPDFRPREHYPLTLNDTELTDVERNAARADDIALDDL, from the coding sequence ATGACGTCGCCGGCCGAACCCACCGCCAGCCCGGCCCGCCGCCGCGAGGTGATCGACGCTTTGCGGCGCGGTGCCGTACCCGCTGCCGGGCTTGACCTGTTCGCCGTCGGCATGGACCGGATCAACGCCGCGATCGGTGACGACCTGACGACCGTCACCACCGGCGGGGCGGTGTTCAAGGCGATCCGGGGCGAGTACGGCTCCGGTAAGACGTTCACCACCCGGTGGATCGCCGAGCGCGCCAAGCGGGCCAACCTGGCCGTCGCCGAGGTGCAGATATCCGAGAACGAGACCCCGCTGCACCGGCTCGAAACCGTCTACCGCCGGCTCACTGAGCGGCTCGCCACCGCCACCTTCCCGCCCAGCGCGCTCCGGGCGGTCGTCGACGGCTGGTTCTACGCCCTGGAAGAGGACGTCCTCGCCGGCGGCGACGTCAGCGCAGACGACCCGGCGGTCCTCGATACGGCCGTCGGTCTGCTCCTCGAACAGCGCCTCGCCGTGGTCAGCCGAACCGCGCCGGCGTTCGCGGCCGCGCTGCGCGGCTACCGTACGGCGACCCTCGCCGGTGAGACCGCGACCGCCGACGCGGTGCTCGCCTGGCTCGGCGGCCAGCCGCACGTGGCCGCCGCCGCCCGCCGGGCCGCCGGGGTACGCGGCGACCTCGACCACTTCGCCGCGTTGAGTTTCCTGCAGGGCCTGCTGGTGGTGCTGCGCGACAGCGGACACCCCGGCCTGCTGCTGGTGCTCGACGAGGTGGAGACCCTGCAACGGGTCCGCTCCGACGCCAGGGACAAGGCGCTCAACGCGCTGCGGCAACTCATCGACGAAGTGCACTCCGGGCGGTTCCCCGGGCTGTATCTGCTGATCACCGGCACACCGGCGTTCTACGACGGACCGCAGGGGGTGCAGCGGCTCGCCCCGCTGGCCCAGCGGCTGGCGGTCGACTTCACCGCCGACCCGAGGTTCGACAACCCTCGGGCGGTGCAGATCCGGCTCCCCGGCTTCACCCACGAGTCACTGGTCGAGCTGGGCACCCGGGTCCGTGACCTGTACGCCGTCGGCGCCACCGGCACGGGCGCGGACCGCATCGCCGGGCTCGTCGACGACGATTTCGTCGCCCAGTTCGCCCGCGCCGTCGCCGGCGGACTGGGCGGCAGGGTCGGGGTGGCCCCCCGGCTGTTCCTCAAAAAACTGGTCGACGTGCTCGACCGGGTCGACCAGGTGCCTGACTTCCGGCCCCGGGAGCACTACCCGCTCACGCTCAACGACACCGAGCTGACCGATGTCGAACGCAACGCGGCCCGGGCCGACGACATCGCCCTCGACGACTTGTGA